One stretch of Caldinitratiruptor microaerophilus DNA includes these proteins:
- a CDS encoding ISLre2 family transposase, which yields MGEVSMWLVREIMDLILLLVHGISELLRTRHDFMELEKGIFRLVQEVARRALVLALHRLDDELMRRRDAARYELVHSKPRTIVTPFGKVQVRRRYYRDRQSGEGHFLLDEALGWTARQRLSPWATELAVAMAAEMPYHRAAAVLAKLTLGGMDVRAMSVWREVQEVGAVRVEQAEAQRRAVFDRGEVPAGQRRTERLRIEVDEVVVQGRGPRGAHRHLGLKLAVGYEGKEQVGQNRWQLVERRVTAGLASAEVFSEQTYADFGSKWDLSAVQDVVVGGDGAPWVKQWAGTFAGARYQLDPFHLRRALLEGLSHDEEAYRKAVEALKVKDWSQVEQVLATAERASRGAQRKRVAGLRKYLQENWDGICRSGAADSLGTIEGQVFHHVARRMKRHGAQWSDRGADHLVRLLAARANGELAVMGRQAWPMQSEVLRQATGSTAIRVQPGELNDPEAWLRVNLPALSGPAAGSPWVKYVLRELVRALPRSA from the coding sequence ATGGGTGAGGTCTCGATGTGGCTAGTTCGTGAGATCATGGACCTAATCCTGCTGCTGGTGCATGGGATCTCGGAGTTGCTGCGGACCCGCCACGACTTCATGGAACTGGAGAAGGGGATCTTCCGGCTGGTGCAGGAGGTGGCGCGACGGGCGCTGGTGCTGGCGTTGCACCGGCTGGACGACGAGCTGATGCGCCGGCGGGACGCGGCGCGATATGAGTTGGTGCACAGCAAGCCGCGGACGATCGTGACGCCGTTTGGGAAGGTGCAGGTGCGGCGGCGGTACTACCGGGACCGTCAGAGCGGGGAAGGCCATTTCCTGCTGGACGAGGCGCTGGGGTGGACAGCCCGCCAGCGGCTGTCGCCGTGGGCCACAGAACTGGCGGTGGCGATGGCCGCGGAGATGCCGTACCACCGGGCGGCGGCGGTGCTGGCGAAGCTCACGCTGGGGGGCATGGATGTCCGAGCGATGAGCGTCTGGCGTGAGGTCCAGGAGGTGGGCGCTGTACGGGTGGAGCAAGCCGAAGCGCAGCGCCGTGCAGTGTTCGACCGTGGCGAGGTGCCGGCGGGGCAGCGGCGGACCGAGCGGTTGCGGATTGAGGTGGACGAGGTGGTGGTCCAAGGCCGTGGTCCCCGGGGAGCCCACAGGCACCTGGGGCTGAAGCTGGCGGTCGGCTATGAGGGCAAAGAGCAAGTCGGGCAAAACCGGTGGCAACTGGTAGAGCGCCGGGTGACCGCAGGCTTGGCCAGTGCGGAGGTCTTCTCGGAGCAGACGTATGCGGATTTCGGCAGCAAGTGGGATCTGAGTGCGGTACAGGACGTGGTGGTGGGCGGCGACGGTGCCCCGTGGGTGAAGCAGTGGGCGGGGACGTTTGCCGGAGCGAGGTACCAGCTGGACCCGTTCCACCTCCGCCGGGCGCTGCTGGAGGGTCTGTCGCATGACGAGGAGGCCTACCGGAAGGCGGTGGAGGCCCTGAAGGTCAAGGACTGGAGCCAGGTGGAGCAGGTGCTGGCGACGGCCGAGCGGGCCAGTCGTGGGGCGCAGCGCAAGCGTGTGGCAGGGCTGCGGAAGTACCTGCAGGAGAACTGGGACGGCATCTGCCGTTCCGGGGCCGCAGACAGTTTGGGCACCATTGAGGGGCAGGTGTTCCACCATGTCGCCCGACGGATGAAGCGCCATGGAGCGCAGTGGAGTGACAGGGGAGCGGACCATCTGGTGCGGCTGCTGGCGGCCCGGGCGAACGGGGAATTGGCGGTGATGGGGCGGCAGGCCTGGCCGATGCAGTCGGAGGTGTTGCGCCAGGCAACCGGCTCGACGGCGATTCGGGTGCAGCCCGGGGAACTGAATGATCCGGAGGCATGGCTGCGGGTGAACCTGCCGGCGCTCAGCGGACCAGCTGCCGGCTCGCCGTGGGTCAAGTACGTGCTACGTGAGCTTGTGAGGGCGCTGCCGCGGAGTGCATAA
- the cimA gene encoding citramalate synthase, with translation MRVQPSVVLYDTTLRDGSQRAGISFTVADKVRIARRLDEFGMHYVEGGWPGSNPKDAEFFRLMQDEPLRRARLVAFSSTRRPGVRCEDDIILRQLLDAGTQATCIVGKSWDFHVTGALGTTLEENLAMIGETVAFLRARGREVIYDAEHFFDGFKANPEYALATLRAAADAGADWVVLCDTNGGTLPHEVEDIVAMVREALPGVRLGIHTHDDSGVAVANTLAAVRAGCTMVQGTVNGYGERCGNANLCAVIPNLQLKLGYACVEPEALKGLTALAGFVSEAANLPPWDAQPYVGRNAFTHKAGIHVSALLKSTAMYEHVPPESVGNERRVLVSELSGRSNLQYAFGGDSLDPEQSKALLDRIKALEHEGYQFEGAEASLELLLRDEGQPRPFELESFRVIIERRGGEVPRAEASIKVRVGDRTVHTAAEGNGPVNALDVALRKALSEIYPSLSRVRLTDYKVRVLEGSEGTGARVRVLVESTDGSRRWGTVGVSTNVIEASWQALADSLEWHLLREARDTARGATATAGDASRAAAG, from the coding sequence ATGCGCGTGCAGCCTTCGGTCGTGCTCTACGACACCACACTGCGGGACGGGAGCCAGCGGGCCGGGATCAGCTTCACGGTGGCCGACAAGGTCCGGATCGCCCGGCGGCTCGACGAGTTCGGCATGCACTACGTCGAGGGCGGCTGGCCGGGATCGAACCCCAAGGACGCGGAGTTCTTCCGCCTCATGCAGGACGAGCCGCTGCGGCGGGCCCGGCTCGTCGCCTTCTCCTCCACCCGCCGTCCGGGCGTCCGCTGCGAGGACGACATCATCCTGCGCCAGCTCCTGGACGCCGGAACGCAGGCCACGTGCATCGTGGGCAAGTCGTGGGACTTCCACGTGACCGGGGCGCTGGGGACCACGCTGGAGGAGAACCTCGCGATGATCGGCGAGACCGTCGCCTTCCTGCGCGCCCGCGGCCGGGAGGTCATCTACGACGCGGAGCACTTCTTCGACGGGTTCAAGGCGAACCCGGAGTACGCCCTCGCCACCCTGCGGGCGGCCGCGGACGCCGGCGCCGACTGGGTCGTCCTGTGCGATACGAACGGCGGCACGCTGCCGCACGAGGTGGAAGACATCGTCGCGATGGTGCGGGAGGCGCTGCCGGGCGTGCGGCTGGGCATCCACACGCATGACGACAGCGGCGTGGCCGTCGCCAACACCCTCGCCGCCGTCCGGGCCGGCTGCACCATGGTGCAGGGCACCGTCAACGGCTACGGCGAGCGCTGCGGCAACGCGAACCTGTGCGCGGTGATCCCGAACCTGCAGCTCAAGCTCGGCTACGCATGCGTGGAGCCAGAGGCTCTCAAGGGGCTCACCGCCCTCGCCGGCTTCGTCAGCGAGGCGGCGAACCTCCCGCCGTGGGACGCCCAGCCGTACGTCGGCCGCAACGCGTTCACCCACAAGGCGGGCATCCACGTGAGCGCCCTCCTGAAGTCGACGGCCATGTACGAGCACGTGCCGCCGGAGAGCGTCGGCAACGAGCGGCGCGTGCTCGTCTCCGAGCTGAGCGGCCGGTCGAACCTCCAGTACGCCTTCGGCGGGGACAGCCTCGACCCGGAGCAGTCGAAGGCCCTGCTGGACCGCATCAAGGCGCTGGAGCACGAGGGGTACCAGTTCGAGGGCGCCGAGGCCTCGCTCGAGCTCCTCCTCCGCGACGAGGGCCAGCCCCGACCCTTCGAGCTCGAGAGCTTCCGGGTGATCATCGAGCGGCGGGGCGGCGAGGTGCCGCGCGCCGAGGCGTCGATCAAGGTCCGGGTGGGCGATCGGACCGTCCACACGGCGGCCGAGGGCAACGGTCCGGTCAACGCCCTCGACGTCGCGCTGCGCAAGGCCCTTTCCGAGATCTATCCGTCCCTCAGTCGCGTTCGCCTCACCGACTACAAGGTGCGGGTGCTCGAGGGCTCGGAGGGGACCGGCGCCCGGGTCCGGGTGCTGGTGGAGTCCACCGACGGCTCCCGCCGCTGGGGCACCGTCGGCGTCTCCACCAACGTCATCGAGGCGTCGTGGCAGGCCCTGGCCGACAGCCTGGAGTGGCACCTCCTGCGGGAGGCCCGGGACACCGCCCGCGGCGCCACCGCGACGGCGGGCGACGCCTCCCGGGCGGCGGCCGGCTGA
- a CDS encoding 4Fe-4S dicluster domain-containing protein yields MAHVITEPCIGTKDRACVEACPVDCIHPYPESDGQEAFDAAEQLYIDPDTCIDCGACVPVCPVSAIFPMDEVPENMREYIQKNADYYKK; encoded by the coding sequence ATGGCCCACGTGATCACGGAGCCCTGCATCGGCACCAAGGACCGTGCTTGCGTCGAAGCCTGCCCGGTCGACTGCATCCATCCCTATCCGGAGAGCGACGGCCAGGAGGCGTTCGACGCGGCGGAGCAGCTCTACATCGACCCCGACACCTGCATCGACTGCGGTGCCTGCGTCCCGGTGTGCCCGGTCTCGGCGATCTTCCCGATGGACGAAGTGCCGGAGAACATGCGGGAGTATATTCAGAAGAACGCCGACTACTACAAGAAGTAA
- the uvrA gene encoding excinuclease ABC subunit UvrA, which translates to MDKIVIRGARQHNLKNIDLELPRDRLIVFTGLSGSGKSSLAFDTIYAEGQRRYVESLSAYARQFLGQMDKPDVDLIEGLSPAISIDQKTTSRNPRSTVGTVTEIYDYLRLLWARVGRPHCPNCGRPISQQTVEQMVDRLEALPEGSRLQILAPLVRGRKGEHAGILEDIRKQGYVRVRVDGEVHEVTERIELDKKKKHTIEVVVDRVVVRPGSRQRLADSLETALNLSGGLVTVDVVGGEEMLFSQNFACPDCGVSIPEPEPRMFSFNSPYGACPACSGLGAHMEIDPELVIDRTKSIEDGAIVPWAGAHSQYHQAMVEALVEQLGYSLTEPLQDQDPQLERVLLYGLPDRKVRFRYENMYGHLKTYEAYFEGVVRVLERWYREAQSDAAREYLEEFMTARPCAACGGARLKPESLAVKVGGKSIAEATRLTVLEAREFFGNLDLTQRERMIAHQILKEIQDRLGFLVSVGLDYLTLDRAAGTLSGGEAQRIRLATQIGSHLVGVLYILDEPSIGLHQRDNQKLIDTLRRLRDQGNTLIVVEHDEDTIRAADWVVDIGPGAGAHGGEVVVSGPVEAVLAEPRSITGAYLSGRKRIPVPEVRRPGNGNVLVVKGAREHNLKGIDVRIPLGMFVCVTGVSGSGKSTLVNEILYKALAARLNGARVRPGAHDGIEGLEHLDKVIGIDQSPIGRTPRSNPATYTGTFDLIRDLFASTPEARMRGYKKGRFSFNVRGGRCEACKGDGIIRIEMHFLPDVYVPCEVCKGARYNRETLEVRYKGKNIADVLNMTVDEAVEFFAPMPRIHRKLLTLQDVGLGYIRLGQPATELSGGEAQRVKLATELSRRSNGRTLYILDEPTTGLHMADVHRLLDVLQRLVDAGDTVLVIEHNLDVIKQADWIIDLGPEGGDRGGRIVAEGTPEQVARVPESYTGQFLRRILGGGAAVAAGARAAGLDAASRMAGD; encoded by the coding sequence CTGGACAAGATCGTCATCCGCGGGGCGCGGCAGCACAACCTGAAGAACATCGACCTGGAGCTGCCGCGGGACCGCCTCATCGTGTTCACGGGCCTGTCCGGGAGCGGCAAGTCGTCGCTCGCCTTCGACACCATCTACGCCGAAGGCCAGCGGCGCTACGTGGAGTCGCTCTCTGCCTACGCGCGGCAGTTCCTCGGCCAGATGGACAAGCCCGACGTCGACCTGATCGAGGGGCTGTCGCCGGCCATCTCGATCGACCAGAAGACGACGAGCCGCAACCCCCGCTCGACGGTCGGCACGGTGACGGAGATCTACGACTACCTGCGCCTCCTGTGGGCGCGGGTCGGCCGGCCGCACTGCCCGAACTGCGGGCGGCCGATCAGCCAGCAGACCGTCGAGCAGATGGTGGACCGCCTGGAGGCGCTGCCGGAGGGGAGCCGCCTCCAGATCCTCGCCCCGCTGGTGCGGGGCCGCAAGGGCGAGCACGCCGGCATCCTCGAGGACATCCGCAAGCAGGGGTACGTGCGGGTCCGGGTCGACGGCGAGGTGCACGAGGTCACCGAGCGGATCGAGCTCGACAAGAAGAAGAAGCACACCATCGAGGTGGTCGTCGACCGGGTCGTGGTGCGGCCGGGAAGCCGGCAGCGCCTGGCGGACTCGCTCGAGACCGCCCTGAACCTCTCCGGCGGCCTGGTGACCGTCGACGTCGTGGGCGGCGAGGAGATGCTCTTCAGCCAGAACTTCGCTTGCCCGGACTGCGGCGTGTCGATCCCCGAGCCCGAACCGCGGATGTTCTCCTTCAACAGCCCGTACGGTGCCTGCCCGGCGTGCTCGGGCCTGGGGGCGCACATGGAGATCGACCCCGAGCTCGTCATCGACCGGACGAAGTCCATCGAGGACGGGGCGATCGTCCCCTGGGCCGGCGCCCACTCGCAATACCACCAGGCGATGGTGGAGGCGCTCGTGGAGCAGCTCGGCTACTCGCTGACGGAGCCCCTGCAGGACCAGGACCCGCAGCTCGAGCGGGTGCTCCTCTACGGCCTGCCCGACCGCAAGGTCCGCTTCCGCTACGAGAACATGTACGGCCACCTGAAGACGTACGAGGCGTACTTCGAGGGGGTCGTGCGCGTCCTCGAGCGCTGGTACCGGGAGGCGCAGTCGGACGCCGCCCGGGAGTACCTGGAGGAGTTCATGACCGCCCGTCCCTGCGCCGCCTGCGGCGGGGCCCGGCTGAAGCCGGAGAGCCTGGCGGTGAAGGTAGGCGGCAAGTCGATCGCCGAGGCCACACGGCTCACCGTCCTGGAAGCCCGGGAGTTCTTCGGGAACCTCGACCTCACGCAGCGGGAGCGGATGATCGCCCACCAGATCCTGAAGGAGATCCAGGACCGCCTCGGCTTCCTGGTCAGCGTGGGGCTCGACTACCTCACGCTCGACCGGGCGGCCGGGACCCTCTCCGGCGGCGAGGCGCAGCGGATCCGGCTGGCCACGCAGATCGGCTCGCACCTGGTTGGGGTGCTCTACATCCTCGACGAGCCGTCCATCGGCCTGCACCAGCGGGACAACCAGAAGCTGATCGACACCCTCAGGCGCCTGCGGGACCAGGGCAACACCCTGATCGTGGTCGAGCACGACGAGGACACCATCCGCGCCGCCGACTGGGTCGTGGACATCGGCCCCGGGGCTGGCGCCCACGGCGGCGAGGTGGTGGTGAGCGGGCCGGTCGAGGCCGTGCTGGCCGAGCCCCGCTCGATCACCGGCGCCTACCTGAGCGGGCGGAAGCGGATCCCGGTGCCGGAGGTCCGCCGGCCGGGGAACGGGAACGTCCTGGTCGTGAAGGGCGCGCGGGAGCACAACCTGAAGGGGATCGACGTCCGCATCCCCCTCGGCATGTTCGTGTGCGTGACGGGCGTGTCGGGGTCGGGGAAGTCGACCCTGGTGAACGAGATCCTCTACAAGGCGCTGGCCGCCCGCCTGAACGGGGCCCGGGTGCGGCCCGGCGCTCACGACGGCATCGAGGGGCTCGAGCACCTGGACAAGGTGATCGGCATCGACCAGAGCCCCATCGGCCGCACGCCGCGCTCCAACCCGGCCACGTACACGGGCACGTTCGACCTCATCCGCGACCTCTTCGCCTCCACGCCGGAGGCCCGCATGCGGGGTTACAAGAAGGGCCGCTTCAGCTTCAACGTCCGGGGCGGCCGCTGCGAGGCGTGCAAGGGCGACGGGATCATCCGGATCGAGATGCACTTCCTGCCTGACGTCTACGTGCCCTGCGAGGTCTGCAAGGGCGCCCGGTACAACCGGGAGACGCTGGAGGTGCGCTACAAGGGGAAGAACATCGCCGACGTGCTCAACATGACCGTCGACGAGGCGGTGGAGTTCTTCGCCCCCATGCCCCGGATCCACCGCAAGCTCCTCACGCTGCAGGACGTGGGCCTGGGCTACATCCGGCTGGGCCAGCCGGCCACCGAGCTCTCCGGCGGCGAGGCGCAGCGGGTGAAGCTCGCCACCGAACTGAGCCGGCGCTCGAACGGCCGCACGCTCTACATCCTGGACGAACCCACCACGGGCCTGCACATGGCCGACGTGCACCGGCTCCTGGACGTGCTGCAGCGTCTGGTGGACGCCGGGGACACGGTCCTGGTGATCGAGCACAACCTGGACGTGATCAAGCAGGCGGACTGGATCATCGACCTGGGGCCGGAGGGGGGCGACCGGGGCGGGCGGATCGTCGCCGAGGGGACGCCGGAGCAGGTGGCCCGGGTGCCGGAGTCGTACACGGGGCAGTTCCTGCGGCGGATCCTCGGGGGCGGGGCCGCGGTGGCGGCCGGGGCCCGCGCGGCAGGCCTCGACGCGGCCTCCCGGATGGCCGGCGACTGA
- a CDS encoding AAA family ATPase, with protein sequence MDREDFIPTVAARLADGQSLVLSGPRRTGKTSVAREILRRLRRDGLYVAQIDLFAVSDVLAFAYALIDSCLENVGLRGVLARAGDKLGRLTGTARFELALAGLKLSAGTRARKENPEDLLANALELPERLAARDGRRMVVLFDEFQEVTRLGGPDLLKRLRAHFQDQPHVAYFFLGSKYGLLKTLFASNREAFYRFAAWINLPPIPQAAWTEYLTRKFTERNIRLLPDAADTLVSLTEGHPYDTMSVASAAYYAARELGLSEIDTTTVRLAYERAMLELEPVFTETLEAAARTPVARSILFRLAAGQGPYAKGGTGADHSQRVRRALKELVDAGILVQLGRGQYRFTEPAFRDFLSRLVAGT encoded by the coding sequence GTGGACCGAGAAGACTTCATCCCGACTGTCGCAGCGCGCCTCGCCGACGGGCAGAGTCTGGTGCTGAGCGGGCCGCGGCGGACGGGCAAGACTTCCGTCGCCAGGGAAATCCTGCGCAGGCTCCGACGTGATGGGCTTTACGTGGCGCAGATCGACCTCTTCGCCGTGTCGGATGTGTTGGCGTTTGCCTACGCTCTCATCGACTCATGCCTGGAGAACGTCGGACTGCGAGGGGTCCTCGCCCGGGCCGGTGACAAGCTTGGCCGCCTCACGGGCACTGCCCGCTTCGAGCTCGCACTCGCAGGGCTCAAGCTCAGTGCCGGCACCCGCGCACGCAAGGAGAACCCGGAGGATCTACTGGCGAACGCCCTCGAGCTGCCGGAGCGCTTGGCGGCCCGGGACGGGCGCCGGATGGTGGTCCTCTTCGACGAGTTCCAGGAAGTCACCCGTCTGGGCGGCCCGGACCTTCTCAAGCGGCTGCGAGCACATTTCCAGGATCAGCCGCACGTCGCCTACTTCTTCCTGGGCTCGAAGTACGGGCTGCTGAAGACGCTCTTCGCCTCCAACCGGGAAGCGTTCTATCGTTTTGCTGCCTGGATCAACCTTCCGCCCATCCCGCAGGCGGCTTGGACGGAGTACCTCACGAGAAAATTCACAGAGCGAAACATCCGCTTGCTTCCAGATGCGGCCGACACCCTCGTTTCGTTGACGGAAGGGCACCCCTACGACACGATGAGCGTTGCGTCCGCGGCCTACTACGCGGCCCGGGAACTGGGACTGTCGGAGATCGACACGACCACCGTCCGCCTTGCGTACGAGCGAGCGATGCTGGAACTGGAGCCCGTATTCACCGAGACCCTCGAGGCGGCGGCCCGGACCCCCGTCGCCCGGAGTATCCTGTTCCGGCTCGCCGCCGGGCAGGGGCCCTACGCCAAGGGTGGGACAGGTGCTGACCACAGCCAGCGAGTACGCCGTGCGCTCAAGGAACTCGTGGATGCGGGTATCCTGGTCCAGTTGGGAAGGGGACAGTATCGCTTCACTGAGCCGGCGTTCCGGGATTTCCTCTCACGCCTCGTGGCCGGAACATGA
- a CDS encoding IS200/IS605 family accessory protein TnpB-related protein, translating to MQVTFQTRLRDEALYPLLDAIAALYQRLQRRLFVDLYVRRRPVEECKREYIARHGLTARQFNAITYELKGKVRAAEETRQQRSRTLQGQIEATEKAIRKLQREDAALAKGSGQARKLPPHERVERRQRVRFRLHQKNRRLAMLRARLEAAENHQGPSSLCFGSRKLFRAQFHLAENGYASHDEWLQAWREARSDSFFCLGSKDETGGNQTCTLLPGGTLRLRVPNALAGEYGTHVLIRGVRFAYGQDVLGAALAAGQAISYRFVRKDGTWYLHATTERMPAPAVTHRQAGAVGVDLNPGLVAVAEIDRSGNPVGTRHIPVPIQGRRKEQVLATLGEAVADVVAWAKAAGKPVVVERLDFRAKKARLREVSDRHARRLSHFAYASFHALLIARAEREGVEVITVNPAFTSVIGKFMARYGLSPHAAAAVGDRPAGPEVWGAAPVRKRPSATCEESRAARLGRLAPGSPRRAWAEADACFIRVSLRGRPRQGGTPIRSGTGGCRLARPGAGWSGLGPGVRSPGANRREHRSPGVVS from the coding sequence GTGCAGGTCACGTTCCAGACCCGCCTGCGGGACGAGGCCCTGTACCCGCTCCTGGACGCCATCGCCGCCCTCTACCAGCGCCTGCAGCGGCGGCTGTTCGTGGACCTCTACGTCCGCCGCCGCCCCGTGGAGGAATGCAAGCGGGAGTACATCGCCCGGCATGGCCTCACGGCCCGCCAGTTCAACGCCATCACCTACGAACTGAAGGGCAAGGTCCGGGCCGCCGAGGAGACCCGGCAGCAGCGGAGCCGCACCCTGCAAGGCCAGATCGAGGCCACGGAGAAGGCCATCCGCAAGCTGCAGCGGGAGGATGCGGCCCTGGCCAAGGGGAGCGGGCAGGCGCGCAAGCTGCCGCCCCACGAGCGGGTAGAGCGCCGCCAGCGGGTCCGGTTCCGCCTGCACCAAAAGAACCGGCGCCTGGCCATGCTCCGGGCCCGGCTGGAGGCGGCGGAAAACCACCAGGGACCGTCTTCCCTTTGCTTCGGCTCCCGCAAGCTGTTCCGTGCCCAGTTCCACCTGGCGGAGAATGGCTATGCCTCCCACGACGAGTGGCTTCAGGCCTGGCGGGAGGCCCGCAGCGACTCGTTCTTCTGCCTGGGCTCGAAGGACGAGACCGGCGGCAACCAGACCTGCACCCTCCTACCGGGCGGCACCCTGCGGCTGCGGGTCCCGAACGCCCTGGCCGGCGAGTATGGCACCCACGTCCTGATCCGGGGCGTGCGCTTCGCCTACGGCCAGGACGTGCTGGGCGCCGCCCTGGCGGCCGGGCAGGCCATCTCGTACCGGTTCGTGCGCAAGGACGGCACTTGGTACCTGCACGCCACCACGGAGCGGATGCCTGCACCGGCGGTGACGCACCGGCAGGCGGGGGCCGTCGGGGTGGACCTGAACCCGGGCCTGGTGGCGGTGGCGGAGATCGACCGCTCCGGCAACCCGGTGGGGACCCGGCACATCCCGGTGCCGATCCAGGGCCGGCGCAAGGAGCAGGTCCTGGCCACACTGGGAGAGGCCGTGGCGGACGTGGTGGCCTGGGCGAAGGCCGCCGGAAAGCCCGTGGTGGTGGAGCGCCTGGACTTCCGGGCGAAGAAGGCCCGGCTGCGGGAGGTCTCCGACCGGCACGCCCGGCGGTTGTCGCACTTCGCCTACGCCTCTTTCCACGCCCTGCTCATCGCCCGTGCGGAACGGGAAGGCGTGGAAGTGATCACCGTCAACCCAGCGTTCACCAGCGTGATCGGGAAGTTCATGGCCCGGTACGGGCTGTCGCCGCACGCTGCGGCGGCGGTGGGCGATCGCCCGGCGGGGCCTGAGGTTTGGGGAGCGGCTCCGGTCCGGAAACGCCCGTCCGCTACCTGCGAGGAATCGCGGGCGGCACGCCTGGGGCGACTGGCGCCGGGTTCTCCCCGGCGTGCGTGGGCGGAAGCTGACGCATGCTTTATACGAGTGTCCCTCCGAGGGAGGCCCAGGCAGGGGGGTACCCCTATCCGCTCCGGCACCGGCGGGTGCAGGCTCGCACGGCCCGGAGCGGGATGGTCTGGCTTGGGTCCCGGGGTGCGATCCCCCGGCGCGAATCGTCGGGAGCACCGTTCGCCCGGCGTCGTAAGCTGA
- a CDS encoding HNH endonuclease, producing the protein MAEREVRLARAKWVGKDKIRLRFDPFAERHIRLKVLARDNYTCYWCGRPGDTVDHIIPWSRGGRTTMTNLVTACRECNGERGDLPADVFARRKGVPVPHFTGNEPVPPFDPARLAAARATARTAEAAGEPRTPDDGGPSAQGRADRIIRLSLLLQGTMPLRRSFL; encoded by the coding sequence GTGGCCGAGCGTGAGGTCCGCCTGGCCAGGGCCAAGTGGGTCGGGAAGGACAAGATCCGGCTCCGCTTCGACCCGTTCGCCGAGCGCCACATCCGCCTGAAGGTACTGGCCCGGGACAACTACACGTGCTACTGGTGCGGGCGACCGGGGGATACGGTCGACCACATCATCCCGTGGTCCCGGGGCGGCCGCACCACGATGACGAACCTCGTCACGGCGTGCCGTGAGTGTAACGGCGAGCGGGGCGACCTGCCTGCCGATGTGTTCGCGCGCCGCAAGGGCGTGCCGGTCCCGCACTTCACGGGCAACGAGCCGGTCCCGCCCTTCGACCCGGCTCGGCTTGCCGCGGCGCGGGCAACTGCCCGCACGGCAGAAGCTGCCGGCGAGCCTCGTACGCCGGATGACGGCGGGCCGTCCGCCCAGGGCCGGGCCGACCGGATCATCCGGCTGAGCCTGCTTCTCCAGGGCACCATGCCGCTGCGGCGCAGCTTTCTCTGA